The nucleotide window AAGGCTGGGCTACGCTGAGAACGAGTTCCAGCCCGGAGTCGACTTGAGCCGCGGCCTCAAACAGTCGGTACGCGAGCCGCAACCGGTCGTCGTCACTGAGCCCGAGCCCTTCACCCTGGTTAAAACCGGCACAGACGACCCAACGGCGAACATCACCTTTGTACCGGTTGAGCGCGGTTTCCAAAAAGTCACACATACACGCCGCGAGCGTGGGCAGGTCCGCGGCCCACCCTGCGGCCCAGGGCGGCATCATGCCCGGCGCGAGATCGATGACCGGACCGAGGGTGACCGGTAGGCCCATGGCCTGCGCGCTGGCGATGGCGGAATCGGTTTCGGTCCAGTCGTACTGCGCCTCAGCGGCCTCAATGTCACGCCAGCGGAGCCCGACCGCAGCGGCGTTGAACGCGCGACCGTACTCGGCCGCCGCCGCCCGTTGCGGGGCGCACAGGTGCCGGGCGGCGAGGCGCGTGTCCAGACGCCCTTCGGCCTTCTCGCGCGTCGCGAGCATCTGGCGGGTGTAGTCCCGCGTCAGCCGATCCGCCAGCGAATGCGCGTGCTCCAACACGTGCGTGGAAAGTGAGTCGGACTCTTCGGGTGTCGGCGCGAGCAGGGCGCGGCCGAACTGCCGGCCGACCTCAACGACCCCACGATCGAATTCGGGAGTTGTATGGAGCCCGATGTCGTGCCACTCGGCGGCCTGCGTCCGCACCTGGTTCACTTTGCCGCGGGCCAGTTCGACGAGCAGCCGGTACGGCTCGGCCCGCTCCCGCAGGGTGCTGCTGATGATCGCCAGGGAGCCGAACGGGGCCACCGGCCAGGGCACGATGAGATATCCGCTTTCGTCCTCGTCCCGCGAGAGCGTGAGGACCCCGTCGGCGATCGAAACGACTGTGGGGCCGGGTGTCCGGTCGTGAAAGCCGGCACCGGCGACGCACGCCTCCCCGAGACCCGCCGCGGCGGCAGCCGATAGCGAACCCGGCAGCAAAAAGGACATGGAACCCATGCGCGTACCGACCCGTCCCCAGATGCCGCGGCAAGCGCCCGCCTCGGGCCGGACGCGCGAACGCGGTACCGCGGCTCAACGGGCGCACTTCATTTATAGCCGCAAGGGCGGGCGAAAGGGAACTGCGTTCACGTGGGAGCAGCCGGAATATTCGTGTGCCCGCCCTCCCGATGTGAACTCACTCGTTCACCGGCGCCACGAGGCTTGTGATCGTGATACCGTACTTTTCGGCCAGCGCGACGGTCGCCGCCTGATCAATGACAATGGTCCGGCCGGCTTCAATGGCGAGTGCCGTCGCACCGGCCCGGTGCATCGTTTCGATGGTCTGGGTGCCGACGGTAGGCACGTCGAACCGCTTGTCCTGCTCGGGTTTGGCGAGCTTGATGACCACAAACCCGCCGCGCGAACACAGTTCGCCGGCGCGGCGAATGGCCATGTCCGTGCCCTCGATCGCTTCGACAGCCAGTACGGCACGTTCCCGGATCATCACGCTCTGTCCGACATCGAGCCGGCCCATCTCGCGTGCGAGCTCCCAGCCGAACGCGATGTCGCGCTGCTCGCTCTTGGTCGGATGCCGCTTGGTGAGAACGCCTTCGGGCACGAGCAACTCCGGGCACAGGTCCAAAGCCGAGACGCACTCCAACCCTTCGGCCCGGAACTCGTCGATCAACCCGAGCAGGAGCGAGTCGTCGTTGTTCGCTTTGCGCCGGCGCAGGAACCAGAACCGGAGCATCTTCCAGTCCGGGATATAGTGGAGCCAGCGCCACGGCCGAAAGAGGATTTTCTTCTCGAACTTGCCGGCCATGGTCCAGCGCCGCGCGCCGCCGCGCCGGAAAGCGCGACACACGCTGCCGATGGACATGCGGTGGAGCCACACGAATTCGGTACACAAGTCCCGTAGAACGGGATCGGCAAGCCCGACCGCGCCGACACACACCACCGGGATGTTGCATTCGCGAGCTTTTTCCGCGAACACCACCGGGAACCTTCCGGCACACGCGAGCAAACCGACCGGCTCACGAGGGTCGAAAGGAGCAGCCAATCCGGCACCGAACGGAACGATCCCAGAGGTCATCTCAACCGGCCCCCTCTGCGGCGTCGAGACGCTTCTTGAGCTGCCTCAGCTCCTCACGCAGTTCGGGCAACCGCCGCAGGCTCGCGAACACCCGCGCCATTTCTTTCACGGGCATCGCTGGCGTGCCGAGGTAGTGCAGGTCGCCCGGCAGATCCGCCGGTACACCCGCCTGCGCGCCCACCATGGCCCGATCGCCGATGGTCACGTGGTCCGCAATACCGGCCTGCCCCGCAAGGACCACATAATCGCCGGTGACGCACGACCCGGCGACCCCAGACTGGCTGCAATACAGGTTGTGCTTTCCGATCTGGCAGTTGTGGCCGACCATCACGAGGTTGTCGATCTTGGTGCCGGCCCCGATCCGCGTCGGCGCGAATGTACCACGGTCGACAGTCGAGTTCGCCCCGATCTCCACGTCGTCTTCGAGTTCGACCCAGCCGAGTTGTGGGACCTTGTGGTGCTTCCCGTTCGCGGTGCGATACCCGAACCCATCCGCCCCGATCACCGCACCGGCGTGCAGAATGACCCGGTCGCCCAGCACACAGTCGTCGTAGAGCACAACGTGCGGATAGATGATGGCGTCGCGCCCGATCTTGCAAAACCGACCGATTATGGCGCCAGCGTGGACCGTGCAGTTCTCGCCCAGTTCGGTCCCTTCTCCGATCACGGCCAGCGGCCCGACCGAGACGCCGGGCGCGAGTTTCGCCGTCGGGTGAACGTGCGCCCCAGGCGAGATGTCGCGGGGCGTTTCATCGGGTCGCGCCCGGAGGTGACGGACGATGTCTGCGAACGCCATCAGCGGGTCGGCGACCCGGATCACCGGGCGCCCGTTAACCGGCACGGACGCGGGCACGACGGCGGCGGACGCCCGACTGTTGTGCCAGGCGTGCAGGTTCCTCTCGCTCTCGACGAACGTAATATCCCCGGGCTCGGCCTCGGACAATGTCCGGGCGTTCGTAATGGCCAGTTCGGGGTCGCCGAGAACTTCTCCTCGGACCCACTCGGCGAGCTGTCTGACGGTGACGTTCACGGTGGGAATCCCTTCTTCCGGCTAGGCGAGGGGTGCAGCCGCCCGGAGTTCGCGGAAGTTAGCGAACCGGGACGGTCGGGACAAGCCCAACCGTCTGCGCGTCTCGGAACTGAGCTTGCCACTCACTATCGACGCCCTGACCCGCCATGCGACAGACGGAAGCGATTTCCGGGGGGGGAAATCGGCGCGGGGCGCGCCCGGGTGTACCGGTTATGCGGGACGGATATCTGAGAGTTGTGCAAAGTCGGAGGCCGAAACTGCACCAGTCTCCACAACGACAACGCCCTCTCCCGCGGCAGCGCAAGCCCAGACGAACCGGCCCCACGAAGCAACGAGGGCGTCGTCCGCGTTCCCCCAAACGACGCAGGTCAGCGAATCGCCCATACGGCGGAGGGTAACCATTGCCCCACCGGCGGCGACGCGCAGCTCCTTCCAGTCGGGTTCGGGGGTTTCATCGGGAAACGCTGGCAGGCCGTCGATCATGCGGATCGTTCCCGGCTCACCGACTCGATGGAGTTGAGATTTTACAGCGTCCCACACCGGAACTTGACCGGCGTGGAACCGAACGGTGCGATCCATACCCATCGTGCAACCTGCTTATTTGTCCTTACCCGTCTGGATGTCTTCGAGCCGCTTCTTTTGCTCGGGGGTCAAAAGGGCCTTAAGATCTTTGTCGCGCGCCGCCTTAATTTCCTTAATCTTCGATTCCAGCTTATCGATCTCGCTGTTGTATTTACCTTGAACCTTGTAAACATCTTGCACTTGAGAATCACTCAGTCCCAGCCGCTTCCAATTTGCCGGCAGGACGCCTTTTGCCTTCGCGGCCGGCTCGTCCGCTTTGTCGAGCTTCTTCGGGGCCTCGGTCTTCTTCTCGTCCTTCTTGGCGTCTTGTCCAATGAGTCCATTACCGGACAGAACAACGAGCACAGTGAATAGGGCGAACAAACGGGCGCGAAGCATGTGTACCTCGGGCGGGAACACGGAACAGGTGATACAGCCGACGCAGCATCAATATGAAGAAGTCGAACCCCCGCACGCAAGTAAAAAGCGCACGCCAACTGGGAATTCAAACCAACTTCACACTCATCCCCCGCACCCGGTCGGACCGCACGCCTCGCCCGCCCCGTCGGTGCCGCTCACGGCCTCGGCCAT belongs to Gemmata obscuriglobus and includes:
- a CDS encoding LpxI family protein, with translation MTSGIVPFGAGLAAPFDPREPVGLLACAGRFPVVFAEKARECNIPVVCVGAVGLADPVLRDLCTEFVWLHRMSIGSVCRAFRRGGARRWTMAGKFEKKILFRPWRWLHYIPDWKMLRFWFLRRRKANNDDSLLLGLIDEFRAEGLECVSALDLCPELLVPEGVLTKRHPTKSEQRDIAFGWELAREMGRLDVGQSVMIRERAVLAVEAIEGTDMAIRRAGELCSRGGFVVIKLAKPEQDKRFDVPTVGTQTIETMHRAGATALAIEAGRTIVIDQAATVALAEKYGITITSLVAPVNE
- the lpxD gene encoding UDP-3-O-(3-hydroxymyristoyl)glucosamine N-acyltransferase, whose translation is MNVTVRQLAEWVRGEVLGDPELAITNARTLSEAEPGDITFVESERNLHAWHNSRASAAVVPASVPVNGRPVIRVADPLMAFADIVRHLRARPDETPRDISPGAHVHPTAKLAPGVSVGPLAVIGEGTELGENCTVHAGAIIGRFCKIGRDAIIYPHVVLYDDCVLGDRVILHAGAVIGADGFGYRTANGKHHKVPQLGWVELEDDVEIGANSTVDRGTFAPTRIGAGTKIDNLVMVGHNCQIGKHNLYCSQSGVAGSCVTGDYVVLAGQAGIADHVTIGDRAMVGAQAGVPADLPGDLHYLGTPAMPVKEMARVFASLRRLPELREELRQLKKRLDAAEGAG